The following are from one region of the Hymenobacter sp. YIM 151858-1 genome:
- a CDS encoding T9SS type A sorting domain-containing protein, with the protein MKIFTYILVFTALLLTQLAATAMHLRLGARGKAQGPPEGVTVNAPLTVYPNPVRGGQATVAFTETKPGKAYRLRISNIIGREVRSVQLRSETAVQGQLIDLSALPGGIYFCSLLMDEQVVATKRLTLQN; encoded by the coding sequence ATGAAAATTTTTACATACATCCTGGTATTCACCGCGTTGCTGCTGACGCAGTTGGCCGCCACGGCCATGCACCTGCGCCTAGGTGCCCGCGGCAAGGCGCAAGGCCCACCCGAAGGCGTAACCGTAAACGCCCCGCTGACGGTGTACCCCAACCCCGTGCGCGGCGGCCAGGCCACCGTGGCCTTCACCGAAACCAAGCCGGGCAAAGCTTACCGCCTGCGCATCAGCAACATTATCGGCCGCGAGGTGCGCTCGGTGCAGCTGCGCTCCGAAACCGCCGTGCAGGGCCAACTCATCGATTTATCGGCTTTGCCGGGCGGCATTTATTTCTGCTCGCTGCTGATGGATGAGCAAGTAGTAGCTACCAAGCGCCTGACGCT
- the rsfS gene encoding ribosome silencing factor produces MKITPVRQDSDNLADTIVRGMQDKKASDIVVLNLKNLKNAVADYFVICSATSDTQLDAIARSVEEEVEKTTGQNPWQSEGRQNREWVLLDYVDVVVHVFLRDRRSFYALEELWGDAEISYIEEETAVK; encoded by the coding sequence ATGAAAATTACCCCGGTTCGGCAGGATTCGGACAACTTGGCAGACACCATCGTACGCGGTATGCAGGACAAAAAGGCGTCCGACATCGTGGTGCTCAATCTTAAAAATCTCAAAAACGCTGTTGCCGATTACTTCGTCATCTGCTCGGCCACTTCCGATACCCAGCTCGACGCCATTGCCCGCTCGGTGGAAGAAGAAGTAGAGAAAACCACCGGCCAAAACCCGTGGCAGAGCGAAGGCCGCCAGAACCGCGAGTGGGTGCTGCTCGATTACGTGGACGTGGTAGTGCACGTGTTCCTGCGCGACCGTCGCTCGTTCTACGCGCTCGAGGAGCTTTGGGGCGATGCCGAAATTTCCTACATCGAGGAAGAAACCGCGGTTAAGTAA
- a CDS encoding biotin--[acetyl-CoA-carboxylase] ligase: protein MREVGLSTQSRKNQVEQISPQTLFTGQQVIWLPECGSTNTEARELLGQNRATEGCTVITDSQTAGRGQRGNQWEAAPGENLTLSVVWRPAFLPAAAQFQLNLAVALGVHDWAAGLLGPDPALRLKWPNDLFYQDQKLGGILIENTLSGAQIQFSIVGIGLNINQTGFGVPTATSLGLLTGRAYALGPLATRLLEHLERRYLQLRAGHYQTLRADYLGALYRHDGDWYPFEVAGQLVQGRVTDVDEAGQLVLELSTGQTRHFGLQEIKHVLPNSLKL, encoded by the coding sequence GTGAGAGAAGTAGGTTTGTCAACACAAAGTAGGAAAAATCAGGTGGAGCAAATCAGCCCTCAAACCCTGTTCACGGGCCAACAGGTAATATGGTTGCCCGAATGCGGCTCCACAAACACCGAAGCACGCGAGTTGCTAGGCCAAAACCGCGCCACCGAGGGCTGCACCGTCATAACCGACAGCCAAACGGCCGGCCGCGGCCAGCGCGGCAACCAGTGGGAAGCCGCCCCGGGCGAAAACCTGACGCTTTCGGTGGTGTGGCGCCCGGCGTTTCTGCCGGCAGCGGCGCAGTTTCAGCTAAACCTTGCCGTGGCCTTAGGTGTGCACGATTGGGCCGCCGGCCTGCTCGGCCCCGACCCTGCCCTGCGGTTGAAATGGCCCAACGATTTGTTTTACCAGGATCAGAAGTTGGGCGGCATCCTGATCGAGAACACACTTAGCGGCGCACAAATTCAATTTAGTATAGTCGGAATCGGATTGAACATTAACCAGACCGGCTTCGGCGTGCCCACGGCCACTTCGCTCGGCCTGCTCACGGGCCGCGCCTATGCCCTAGGTCCGTTGGCTACGCGGCTGCTCGAGCACCTGGAGCGGCGCTACCTGCAGCTGCGCGCCGGCCACTACCAAACCTTGCGCGCCGACTACCTAGGCGCACTTTACCGCCACGACGGCGACTGGTACCCGTTCGAGGTAGCGGGCCAACTGGTGCAGGGCCGCGTAACCGACGTTGATGAGGCCGGCCAGCTGGTACTGGAGCTGAGCACCGGGCAAACGCGGCATTTCGGCCTGCAGGAAATAAAGCATGTGCTGCCCAACTCGCTTAAACTTTAG